The Monomorium pharaonis isolate MP-MQ-018 chromosome 5, ASM1337386v2, whole genome shotgun sequence genome includes a window with the following:
- the LOC118645690 gene encoding uncharacterized protein LOC118645690: protein MYSNNYSIITFAYLCIPNENEWIDICEGYLENWNFPNCVGALDGKHVLIQAPPNSGSMYYNYKKTFSIVLLPACDYKYKFTLIDVGSYGSKSDSGVFTRSNMSTSLRNNTLHLPKGTAKLPGSNLQSPCFFVAFPLTENIMKPYSQRHLSVKEF, encoded by the coding sequence atgTACAGCAATAATTACAGCATTATCACCTTTGCATATTTGTGTATTCCAAATGAAAATGAATGGATAGATATTTGTGAAggatatttagaaaattggaATTTTCCTAACTGCGTTGGTGCATTAGACGGCAAACATGTCCTAATTCAAGCGCCACCAAATTCTGGCAGCATGTATTATAACTACAAAAAAACCTTCAGTATAGTACTACTACCTGCGtgtgattataaatataaatttaccttAATAGATGTAGGTTCTTATGGTAGTAAATCTGATAGTGGAGTTTTTACTCGTTCTAATATGTCAACTTCGCTTCGAAATAACACTTTGCATTTGCCAAAAGGTACTGCAAAATTACCTGGTTCTAATTTACAAAGTCCATGTTTTTTTGTTGCCTTTCCTCttacagaaaatataatgaaaccATATTCACAAAGACATCTTTctgttaaagaattttaa
- the LOC118645689 gene encoding uncharacterized protein LOC118645689: MNNKDVIVLSLVNVKLKESQKLHNVMEQMLKCIKNKDDKCKVPQKPALLPIATVEEMVEFENVNEKTYKEVVSYFHHVGGFTLKEDINLCFKEAVKDCVTVKYTWFGRKEGVHPLYNTRIIMAIYDSVCYNNYFCKPSRAEFQNITREALRSAKQRHRTSIRILRNRQRQPRTARHFWDDAYENEQVNAVESNIAEVENEEES; this comes from the exons atgaacaaTAAAGATGTAATAGTGCTTAGCCTTgtgaatgttaaattaaaggaATCACA AAAATTACACAATGTAATGGAGCAAATgctaaaatgcattaaaaataaagatgacaAATGTAAAGTACCACAGAAACCCGCTTTATTGCCTATTGCAACAGTGGAAGAGATGGTGGAATTTGAAAACGTTAACGAAAAAACGTATAAAGAAGTG GTAAGCTATTTTCATCATGTGGGAGGCTTTACTCTTAAAGAAGATATTAATTTGTGCTTCAAAGAAGCTGTGAAAGATTGCGTGACAGTAAAATATACTTGGTTTGGCCGTAAAGAAGGCGTGCATCCATTATACAATACACGTATAATAATGGCGATATATG attctgtgtgttataataattatttttgtaagccGAGTAGAGctgaatttcaaaatataacgAGAGAAGCTTTGCGTTCAGCCAAACAGCGGCATCGCACAAGTATTCGCATATTGCGTAACCGACAGCGACAACCTAGAACAGCTCGACATTTTTGGGATGATGCATATGAAAATGAACAAGTCAATGCTGTAGAATCCAATATTGCAGAAGTTGAAAATGAGGAGGAatcatag